A genomic region of Enterococcus sp. 12C11_DIV0727 contains the following coding sequences:
- a CDS encoding DUF5776 domain-containing protein: MSAVILLLLIIATNMLYNSNKKIQSENIEGKEKMKRIILINCLFLSALSLSGQTVASAESESRNQKDKIVDESSYKAETESQYDSTMESSSSESHEESTQESVEPTSQSSDMTSETEETREVITNENNHQKGEFAFKDPSSRSKRSVAPDDVFADNMNLPGKTFIDVSSHNGNISVAEFQTIRSYGVIAVAVKLSEGTGYINDYAMGQIANAKAAGLQVFAYHFSRYRSEAEARAEATYFVNAAKSFGLPSNTIMINDAEAPDLTDFGRNAHNNSLVFNRRLKELGYSNDALYVGKWWITNGYINTNEFEKSRVWVAQYPYTPTADMTWNNDHGAWQWSSQMYFPKLANYQQRPFDMSVAYSSFYGSTGIDYSQYFTENPAKVILRGNDFYYSDTDFKNKVGSVSSNTPIDVLAIEYSSSGVPRLKTVNGYITANKKYAVKVSSELHNYFTENPTKIILRGDDFYYSDVNFNNRLTKESRNKVIDVVGIEYSDSGIPRLKTVNGYLTANKRYVTRVADNINDYFVTASKRVVLKGNDFYFADVDFTKRNETANANEQIEVSGIEYSTNGIPRFKTTKGYITANKKYAIQIVDNFSDYFSENPSKVVLRGDDFYYQDADFTTKLGKMKKQTMIDVNGIEYSSNGYPRLKLEKGLITANKKYVIKVADNINEYFTENVKKVKLNGNDYFYNDVNFKEKAGSLSKNQVIDVIGIEYSDTGISRLKTSHGYITAKKIYVTLVA; encoded by the coding sequence ATGTCAGCAGTTATTCTATTGCTGTTAATAATAGCGACTAATATGCTCTACAATAGTAATAAGAAAATACAATCAGAAAATATTGAAGGGAAAGAAAAGATGAAGCGAATAATATTAATTAATTGTCTATTTCTGTCGGCTCTTAGCCTGAGCGGACAGACAGTTGCTAGCGCAGAGAGTGAAAGTAGGAACCAAAAAGATAAAATAGTAGATGAGAGTTCATACAAAGCTGAGACTGAAAGTCAATATGATTCGACCATGGAAAGCTCTTCTAGTGAAAGTCATGAAGAATCAACTCAAGAAAGTGTAGAACCTACAAGCCAATCTTCTGATATGACTTCAGAAACTGAAGAGACAAGAGAAGTAATAACGAATGAAAATAATCATCAAAAAGGAGAGTTTGCTTTTAAAGATCCTTCTTCTAGAAGCAAAAGAAGCGTAGCACCTGATGATGTTTTCGCAGATAATATGAATCTTCCAGGAAAAACATTTATTGACGTATCAAGTCATAACGGAAACATATCAGTTGCAGAATTTCAAACAATTCGGAGTTATGGGGTTATTGCAGTTGCCGTTAAACTGTCTGAAGGTACAGGGTATATTAACGATTACGCAATGGGACAAATTGCGAATGCTAAGGCTGCTGGATTACAAGTATTTGCCTATCACTTTAGTCGATACAGATCAGAAGCAGAAGCACGTGCAGAAGCAACTTATTTTGTTAATGCAGCTAAAAGTTTTGGTTTACCAAGTAATACAATAATGATTAATGATGCAGAAGCGCCAGATTTAACTGATTTCGGAAGAAATGCACATAATAATTCTTTAGTTTTTAATCGACGATTAAAGGAGCTAGGGTATTCAAATGATGCTTTGTATGTTGGGAAATGGTGGATAACAAATGGTTATATCAATACGAATGAATTTGAAAAAAGTCGAGTTTGGGTTGCACAATATCCTTATACACCAACCGCGGATATGACTTGGAATAATGATCATGGGGCATGGCAATGGTCATCACAAATGTACTTTCCAAAATTAGCTAACTATCAACAACGCCCTTTTGATATGTCAGTAGCCTACTCTTCATTTTATGGAAGCACTGGTATTGATTACAGTCAATATTTTACTGAGAATCCCGCAAAAGTTATTTTACGTGGCAACGATTTTTATTATTCTGATACAGATTTTAAGAATAAAGTTGGCTCAGTCTCAAGTAATACGCCTATAGATGTTTTGGCTATTGAATATTCAAGTTCAGGTGTTCCACGTCTAAAAACAGTAAATGGATACATAACTGCAAATAAAAAATATGCTGTAAAAGTTTCTAGTGAACTACATAATTACTTTACAGAAAATCCAACAAAAATTATTTTACGCGGTGATGATTTTTATTATTCAGATGTTAACTTTAATAATCGCTTAACGAAAGAAAGTAGGAATAAAGTAATTGATGTTGTAGGTATAGAGTATTCCGATAGCGGGATTCCTCGTTTAAAGACAGTGAATGGCTATCTAACTGCAAATAAAAGATATGTTACTAGAGTAGCTGACAATATAAATGATTATTTTGTAACAGCCTCAAAAAGAGTTGTCTTAAAAGGGAACGACTTTTATTTTGCAGATGTAGATTTTACTAAAAGAAATGAAACAGCTAATGCCAATGAACAAATAGAAGTTTCAGGTATAGAATATTCAACTAATGGGATTCCAAGATTTAAAACAACTAAAGGCTATATTACGGCTAATAAAAAGTATGCTATTCAAATTGTGGATAATTTCTCAGATTATTTCTCTGAAAATCCTAGTAAAGTAGTACTTCGTGGAGATGATTTTTATTATCAAGATGCAGATTTTACTACAAAATTAGGTAAAATGAAAAAACAAACAATGATAGATGTAAATGGCATAGAATATTCAAGCAATGGCTATCCTCGATTAAAACTGGAAAAAGGGTTAATTACAGCCAATAAAAAATATGTTATAAAAGTAGCTGATAATATAAATGAGTATTTCACAGAAAACGTGAAAAAAGTTAAGTTGAACGGAAATGATTATTTTTATAATGATGTGAATTTTAAAGAAAAAGCTGGATCTCTTTCAAAAAATCAAGTTATTGATGTTATTGGAATAGAATACTCAGATACAGGGATATCTAGATTAAAAACGAGCCATGGTTATATTACAGCAAAAAAAATATACGTTACATTGGTGGCGTAA
- the glnA gene encoding type I glutamate--ammonia ligase: MTTKQNTVEDIKRIAKEENVRFLRLMFTDIMGTIKNVEVPVSQLDKVLSNKMMFDGSSIEGFVRIEESDMYLYPDVSTWMIFPWESDHGKVARLICDIYNPSGAPFAGDPRGNLKRALADMEELGFTSFNLGPEPEFFLFKLDDDGKITTDLNDRGGYFDFAPTDLGENCRRDIVLELESLGFEVEASHHEVAPGQHEIDFKYTDVVEACDNIQTFKLVVKTIARKHGLHATFMPKPLYGINGSGMHCNMSLFKGNENVFFDENGPMQLSQTAYHFLGGLLKHARAYTAVCNPTVNSYKRLVPGYEAPVYVAWSGRNRSPLVRVPESRGLSTRLELRSVDPSANPYLTMATLLQAGLDGIRNEIEPPKAVDRNIYVMNEEERKEAQIHDLPSTLHNAIKELRKDDIMVNALGEHIFVNFVEAKRMEWAAFRQTVSEWEREQYLELY; the protein is encoded by the coding sequence ATGACAACGAAACAAAACACAGTAGAAGATATCAAACGAATTGCCAAAGAAGAGAATGTTCGATTTTTACGATTAATGTTTACAGATATTATGGGAACAATCAAAAATGTGGAAGTTCCAGTGAGCCAATTAGACAAAGTATTAAGTAACAAAATGATGTTTGATGGGTCTTCTATTGAAGGTTTTGTGAGAATTGAAGAGAGTGACATGTATCTGTATCCAGACGTATCAACATGGATGATTTTTCCATGGGAAAGTGATCACGGGAAGGTTGCACGTCTGATTTGTGATATTTATAATCCGAGTGGCGCTCCGTTTGCAGGAGATCCTCGTGGAAATTTAAAACGAGCACTTGCAGATATGGAAGAACTTGGTTTTACTTCATTTAATCTTGGACCTGAACCAGAATTTTTCTTGTTCAAATTAGATGATGATGGGAAAATCACAACAGATTTAAATGATCGAGGCGGTTACTTCGACTTTGCCCCAACCGATCTTGGCGAAAATTGCCGTAGAGATATCGTTCTTGAGCTAGAAAGCTTAGGCTTTGAAGTGGAAGCGTCTCATCATGAAGTAGCACCGGGGCAACACGAGATCGATTTTAAATATACAGATGTTGTTGAAGCGTGTGACAATATTCAAACGTTTAAATTAGTGGTTAAAACAATCGCTAGAAAACATGGACTACACGCAACATTCATGCCAAAACCTTTATATGGAATCAATGGTTCAGGCATGCATTGCAACATGTCATTATTCAAAGGAAACGAAAATGTTTTCTTTGATGAAAATGGTCCAATGCAACTAAGTCAAACTGCATATCATTTCCTTGGTGGATTGTTGAAACACGCACGCGCTTATACAGCAGTTTGTAATCCAACCGTCAATTCTTATAAACGTTTGGTACCTGGTTACGAAGCGCCAGTATATGTTGCTTGGAGCGGGCGTAATCGTTCACCACTAGTACGTGTTCCAGAATCACGTGGACTTTCAACTCGTTTAGAATTACGTTCAGTTGATCCTTCAGCAAATCCATATTTAACGATGGCAACTTTGTTACAAGCGGGGTTAGATGGTATCAGAAATGAGATCGAACCCCCAAAGGCTGTGGATCGTAACATTTATGTGATGAATGAGGAAGAGCGAAAAGAAGCACAAATTCATGATTTACCTTCAACACTGCATAATGCTATTAAAGAATTACGCAAAGATGACATAATGGTCAATGCATTAGGAGAACATATTTTTGTAAACTTTGTTGAAGCCAAACGCATGGAGTGGGCTGCTTTCCGTCAAACCGTTTCTGAATGGGAAAGAGAACAATATTTAGAGCTGTATTAA
- a CDS encoding NAD-dependent epimerase/dehydratase family protein, translated as MKRILITGGAGFIGSTLANFYSKEHKVTVIDDLSMGSISNLDSSANLCFIEGSVTDRELMEKVLSKTQFDYIFHLAAIASVADSVARPLETHQINFDSVFQLLELVKNNQFELKRLLFASSAAVYGDEPTLPKQEESVIRPLTPYAIDKFAAEKYVVDYYHLYGVPTSAVRFFNVYGPKQNPESPYSGVISIMMDRYKKLLNKEAIDFTVFGDGTQSRDFVFIEDVIQALDLIATSQDSLGEVYNIGTGKAINLNELVSIVDNFLGINLPICYEDERSGDIKHSLADISKVTEIGYEPNYTVKTGLEKYVSYELNNLNGEDSKK; from the coding sequence ATGAAACGCATTCTAATCACTGGTGGTGCTGGATTTATTGGCTCTACCTTAGCAAATTTTTATAGCAAAGAACATAAAGTTACTGTCATTGATGACTTGTCAATGGGGAGTATAAGTAATTTAGATTCATCTGCTAATCTTTGTTTTATAGAAGGTAGTGTAACGGATCGTGAATTGATGGAAAAAGTACTAAGCAAGACCCAGTTTGATTATATTTTTCATTTAGCTGCAATTGCAAGTGTAGCAGATTCAGTAGCACGCCCGTTAGAAACACACCAAATAAACTTTGATAGTGTTTTCCAATTGTTAGAATTAGTAAAAAATAATCAATTTGAATTAAAACGCTTATTATTTGCTTCATCTGCTGCTGTTTATGGAGATGAACCCACCTTACCAAAACAAGAAGAATCTGTTATTAGACCATTGACACCTTATGCAATCGATAAGTTTGCAGCAGAAAAATATGTGGTTGATTACTATCATTTATATGGTGTTCCAACAAGTGCTGTACGTTTCTTTAATGTTTATGGTCCTAAACAAAATCCTGAGTCACCTTACTCTGGTGTTATTTCAATTATGATGGATCGCTACAAAAAGTTATTAAATAAAGAAGCTATAGATTTTACTGTATTTGGAGATGGAACACAGTCGAGAGATTTTGTGTTTATTGAAGATGTCATTCAAGCATTAGACCTTATTGCAACTTCACAAGATTCATTAGGAGAAGTGTATAATATTGGTACTGGCAAGGCAATCAATTTGAACGAACTAGTTTCTATTGTAGATAACTTTTTAGGTATTAATTTACCAATTTGTTATGAAGATGAACGTTCTGGAGATATTAAACATTCCCTTGCGGATATTTCTAAAGTAACAGAAATAGGGTACGAACCTAACTATACAGTTAAAACTGGACTTGAAAAATACGTTTCTTATGAACTTAATAACCTTAACGGAGAAGATTCGAAGAAATAG
- the hflX gene encoding GTPase HflX → MDKIAEKVILVGVETEGNYTRFEASMKELKNLTKTAQGEVVFSLTQKRPRVDSQTVIGKGKVEELVQLIDAYEADIVIFNHELTPRQNQLIVEAVGIKVIDRVQLILDIFAMRARSKEGKLQVELAQLNYLLPRLIGQGKQLSRLGGGIGTRGPGETKLESDRRHIRNKIIAIKRELKEVTAHRERSRQKRQASDIFQIGLIGYTNAGKSTILNLLTTAGAYSEDQLFATLDPLTKKWQLPQGMIVTLTDTVGFIQDLPTQLIEAFQSTLEESRNMDLLLHVVDASAEDRLQHEQTVVALLNDLALEKVPVLTVYNKSDQIDDADFVPTLFPNVLVSAKSTLGKEQLTRAVREMMMELLVPYEFEIPSSQGQQLSEMTRHTLLLSETFEEAENAYHVKGFAKKNSKWVRALEE, encoded by the coding sequence ATGGATAAAATAGCAGAAAAGGTCATTTTGGTTGGCGTTGAAACAGAAGGAAATTATACGCGATTCGAAGCGTCCATGAAAGAATTAAAAAATTTAACGAAGACCGCACAAGGCGAAGTCGTATTTTCATTAACCCAAAAACGACCTCGGGTAGACTCACAGACCGTGATCGGTAAAGGAAAAGTAGAAGAACTCGTTCAACTGATTGATGCATATGAAGCAGATATTGTCATTTTTAATCATGAGTTGACACCAAGACAAAATCAGTTGATCGTTGAAGCTGTAGGCATAAAAGTAATCGATCGAGTCCAGCTGATTTTAGATATTTTTGCGATGCGGGCCCGTTCGAAAGAAGGCAAATTACAAGTTGAGTTAGCTCAGTTAAATTATTTGCTGCCACGATTGATTGGGCAAGGGAAACAATTGTCTCGACTTGGTGGTGGAATCGGTACAAGAGGTCCTGGGGAAACGAAACTCGAATCAGATCGTCGACATATTCGCAATAAAATCATCGCAATCAAACGTGAACTAAAAGAAGTGACAGCCCATCGGGAGCGAAGCCGACAAAAACGTCAAGCATCTGATATTTTTCAAATTGGTTTGATTGGCTATACAAATGCAGGGAAATCAACCATTTTAAACCTGCTGACAACAGCTGGCGCCTACTCAGAAGATCAATTATTCGCAACGTTGGATCCTCTAACGAAAAAATGGCAACTTCCCCAGGGAATGATCGTAACCTTAACAGATACCGTTGGATTTATTCAAGATCTGCCAACACAGTTGATCGAAGCGTTTCAATCAACCTTGGAAGAAAGCCGTAATATGGATCTGTTACTGCATGTCGTTGACGCAAGTGCAGAGGATCGTTTACAGCATGAACAAACAGTTGTTGCATTACTGAATGATTTAGCGTTAGAAAAAGTTCCTGTTTTGACGGTTTACAATAAGAGTGATCAAATTGATGATGCTGATTTTGTTCCAACGTTGTTCCCTAATGTCTTAGTTTCAGCCAAAAGTACTTTAGGAAAAGAACAACTGACAAGGGCTGTTAGAGAGATGATGATGGAATTGTTAGTACCATATGAGTTTGAAATCCCTTCAAGTCAAGGACAGCAGCTAAGTGAAATGACTCGTCATACATTGCTTTTATCAGAAACGTTTGAAGAAGCTGAAAATGCGTATCATGTTAAAGGGTTTGCTAAAAAAAATTCTAAGTGGGTAAGAGCGTTGGAAGAATAA
- the miaA gene encoding tRNA (adenosine(37)-N6)-dimethylallyltransferase MiaA, with amino-acid sequence MKKVLVIVGPTAVGKTALSIKLAKSLNGEIISGDSMQVYKHLNIGTAKVTEEERAGIVHHLIDCRELTETYSVADFQKEGRQAIDTITAKGKLPIVVGGTGLYIQALLYDFELGAKDESTEIREKYQQLAETYGNQRLWEVLKEKDELAAETIHFNNQKKVIRALEVFDKTGHSILAPKEKPERLYDYYLIGLETDRAHLYDRINARVDLMLHQGLLEEAELLYKNQPQQSIQGIGYKEFFPYFAGEETLEQVTEQVKQNSRRYAKRQLTWFRNRMKTSWWDLVQAPETILELEKEIVAWLESSEG; translated from the coding sequence TTGAAAAAAGTATTAGTTATTGTAGGGCCAACTGCTGTTGGGAAAACGGCTCTAAGTATAAAATTAGCAAAAAGTTTAAATGGAGAAATAATCAGTGGAGATTCGATGCAGGTTTACAAACATTTAAATATAGGGACAGCCAAAGTAACAGAAGAAGAGCGAGCTGGGATTGTCCACCATCTGATTGATTGTAGAGAATTAACTGAGACATACTCTGTGGCAGATTTTCAGAAGGAAGGTCGTCAAGCCATCGATACGATTACTGCAAAAGGTAAGTTGCCAATCGTTGTGGGCGGTACAGGGCTTTATATCCAAGCACTATTATATGACTTTGAGTTAGGTGCTAAAGATGAATCGACAGAAATCCGTGAAAAATATCAACAGTTGGCTGAAACATACGGGAATCAGCGTTTATGGGAAGTATTGAAAGAAAAAGATGAGCTAGCTGCTGAAACGATCCATTTTAATAATCAGAAAAAAGTTATCCGAGCGTTAGAAGTCTTTGATAAAACGGGGCATAGTATTTTGGCACCTAAGGAAAAACCTGAACGCTTGTATGATTATTATCTGATTGGATTAGAAACGGATCGAGCGCATCTATATGATAGAATCAACGCACGAGTTGATTTAATGCTTCATCAAGGTTTGCTGGAGGAGGCGGAATTATTATATAAAAACCAACCTCAGCAATCGATTCAAGGAATTGGGTATAAAGAGTTTTTTCCTTATTTTGCAGGAGAAGAAACGTTAGAACAAGTAACGGAACAAGTTAAGCAAAATTCAAGAAGATATGCGAAAAGACAACTGACTTGGTTTAGAAATCGCATGAAGACTAGCTGGTGGGATTTGGTGCAAGCACCTGAAACTATTTTAGAATTAGAAAAAGAAATAGTCGCCTGGCTGGAATCTTCGGAAGGATAA
- a CDS encoding antibiotic biosynthesis monooxygenase family protein, with protein sequence MIVQTVAFVIKKEGRERFEGKTSKDVASMLEFPGCLSSECWFSEDKDTCEFMLVSKWESKKDFQNWLKRPEHLQEHRDAHKNKETKSSIVLEKTRKSYEVSA encoded by the coding sequence ATGATTGTTCAAACTGTTGCATTTGTAATAAAAAAAGAGGGTAGAGAAAGATTTGAAGGCAAAACAAGTAAAGATGTTGCTTCGATGCTAGAATTTCCTGGTTGTTTATCAAGTGAATGTTGGTTTTCGGAGGATAAGGATACCTGTGAGTTTATGTTAGTTTCCAAATGGGAAAGTAAAAAAGATTTTCAAAATTGGCTAAAACGCCCAGAACACTTGCAGGAACATCGTGATGCACATAAAAACAAAGAGACCAAGTCGTCCATTGTTTTAGAAAAAACGAGAAAAAGCTATGAAGTTTCGGCTTAA
- a CDS encoding DUF6056 family protein: protein MQKFIKNNYVFYVGLFVLAVIYLSNFDVDLSSDDGWFMTVPREYSFLGFLQWRYYHWSARLFPEAMLYLIFLVPLIVHHLISACAWLLYSYSLVRIVVGTINRKNFLVAFLSLGFMNILVMKDSIFWITGAINYLWPLALGLFAMIPYADSFFRNKKTAIWLYLVPAFIFSFSNEQLIACVIGVVLIYHGTMLVMKRKENYFLYIPTAFFVTGFSFMFLAPGNKGRMQQEIGMWMPDFKELSLSSRILRGSSWLFEGWQTKLLLLFIVILVISLFIDSSKLLAKITTGYTVVLGLLLYNFPNKLTNFKLINESGWIGQLKSGNILNGTVIGAILPYLLWTGFFALVIGFSLSIAKQKVFIGLSYSASLLSSMLMWFSPTMYASGARVFMCSSVFLLIILFLLYQQFRAVNEENKNKQLLFYACFIPGINLFSVLFLR from the coding sequence TTGCAAAAGTTTATAAAAAATAATTATGTGTTTTATGTTGGCTTGTTTGTTTTGGCAGTTATATATCTTTCAAATTTCGATGTAGATTTGAGTTCAGATGACGGTTGGTTTATGACAGTACCTAGAGAGTATAGTTTTTTAGGATTTCTTCAATGGCGCTACTATCATTGGTCTGCACGACTGTTTCCAGAAGCGATGTTGTATCTGATATTTTTAGTTCCTCTAATTGTCCATCATTTAATCAGTGCTTGTGCTTGGCTGCTATATAGCTATTCTCTCGTCCGAATAGTTGTAGGAACTATTAATCGAAAGAATTTTTTAGTGGCTTTTTTATCACTTGGATTTATGAATATTTTGGTCATGAAGGATTCAATTTTTTGGATTACAGGAGCTATTAATTATCTTTGGCCGTTAGCGTTAGGTTTATTTGCTATGATTCCTTATGCAGATAGTTTTTTTAGAAATAAAAAAACAGCTATCTGGTTATATTTAGTTCCAGCCTTTATTTTCTCTTTTTCAAATGAACAGTTGATAGCATGTGTTATTGGTGTTGTTTTGATTTATCATGGCACTATGTTGGTCATGAAGAGAAAGGAAAATTATTTTCTATATATCCCAACGGCATTTTTTGTTACCGGGTTTAGTTTTATGTTTCTAGCGCCTGGAAATAAGGGGAGGATGCAGCAGGAAATCGGGATGTGGATGCCTGATTTCAAAGAGTTATCTCTGTCTTCTAGAATTTTACGAGGTAGTTCATGGTTGTTTGAAGGTTGGCAGACGAAATTGTTATTGCTGTTTATCGTTATACTGGTGATTTCCCTTTTTATCGATTCTTCAAAACTGCTAGCTAAAATCACTACAGGATATACTGTGGTTTTAGGGCTGCTACTGTATAATTTTCCTAATAAATTAACTAATTTTAAACTTATAAATGAAAGTGGCTGGATTGGCCAATTGAAGTCAGGCAACATTCTGAATGGGACTGTTATAGGTGCAATCTTACCTTATCTATTGTGGACTGGATTCTTTGCTTTGGTTATTGGATTTTCTTTATCAATTGCGAAGCAAAAGGTTTTTATAGGGTTAAGTTATAGCGCCTCATTATTATCCTCGATGTTAATGTGGTTTTCACCAACGATGTATGCATCTGGTGCTAGAGTGTTTATGTGTTCCTCAGTTTTTCTACTGATTATTCTATTTCTACTTTATCAGCAATTTAGAGCGGTCAATGAGGAAAATAAAAATAAACAACTATTGTTTTACGCTTGTTTTATACCGGGGATAAACTTATTTTCAGTGCTTTTTTTAAGGTGA
- a CDS encoding DUF3114 domain-containing protein: MQDSKFSSMTLKKIENVQQQGWDDAALAIYIKKREVNALEADQAIFLIGSELYTEMFDQSQLSAHVKVMLVINHLGGYQDELGDLQFTASEYNFCDQMPPGAPFLDSYAKAVQCAYPNGLFIASTDKKLSKIALKKKYAKETKIHQFRNQLDKSNVQYVENYKVRHGLKNDETAIKMILGDNWLYADPQYHNRAHLGSDIMIDDLTKGRRSLAKKGLIKKIRNHGFYRKILSTDYHSEFIMDEQGRLLSQWTKQIKSKAQLESAIVNGESFNYGERPGLDQYQTHDKLDGKPPRYFDTTKRNELKQDWLSPIDDWFYQLVRRLSEKGLKYQKRTRNKR, translated from the coding sequence ATGCAGGATTCAAAATTCTCTTCGATGACTCTTAAAAAAATAGAAAACGTTCAGCAACAAGGCTGGGATGATGCTGCTCTTGCTATCTACATAAAAAAAAGAGAAGTAAATGCATTAGAAGCTGATCAAGCAATTTTTTTAATTGGTTCTGAGCTCTATACAGAAATGTTCGATCAAAGTCAGCTTTCGGCTCATGTCAAAGTAATGTTAGTGATTAACCATTTGGGTGGCTATCAAGATGAATTAGGTGATTTGCAATTTACAGCTTCAGAATATAATTTTTGTGATCAAATGCCGCCAGGGGCACCTTTTTTAGATAGCTATGCCAAGGCTGTTCAGTGTGCTTATCCGAACGGTCTGTTCATTGCTTCGACAGATAAAAAATTATCAAAAATAGCACTCAAAAAGAAATACGCAAAAGAAACAAAAATCCATCAGTTCAGAAATCAACTAGATAAATCTAATGTTCAGTATGTGGAAAACTATAAAGTCAGACATGGTTTGAAAAATGATGAAACAGCCATCAAAATGATTCTTGGGGATAACTGGCTGTATGCGGATCCTCAATATCATAATCGGGCCCATTTAGGCAGTGATATCATGATAGATGATCTTACAAAAGGAAGAAGAAGCTTAGCTAAAAAAGGTTTAATCAAGAAAATCAGAAATCATGGTTTTTACCGCAAAATTTTATCTACAGATTATCATAGTGAGTTTATCATGGATGAGCAAGGCCGACTCTTAAGTCAATGGACTAAACAAATAAAATCAAAAGCTCAACTTGAAAGTGCGATCGTCAATGGCGAATCGTTTAACTACGGAGAACGACCGGGGCTAGATCAATATCAGACACACGATAAACTTGATGGAAAACCGCCAAGATATTTTGACACAACTAAGCGAAATGAACTGAAACAAGATTGGCTCTCACCGATAGATGATTGGTTTTACCAGCTAGTTAGAAGATTATCAGAAAAAGGATTGAAGTATCAAAAAAGAACAAGGAATAAACGTTAA
- a CDS encoding MerR family transcriptional regulator: protein MREKELRRSMSVFPIGTVMKLTDLSARQIRYYEEQDLIHPERSEGNRRMYSLNDIDVLLEIKDYLSDGLNMAGIKRVYEMKLEEQMHAQESTKPLTDEDVRKILYDELISQGGLTQQNPFQSRGPKL, encoded by the coding sequence ATGAGAGAGAAGGAACTGAGAAGATCAATGTCGGTTTTTCCAATTGGTACAGTCATGAAATTGACTGATTTATCAGCACGTCAAATCCGATATTATGAAGAGCAGGATTTGATTCATCCAGAAAGAAGCGAAGGAAACCGTCGCATGTATTCACTAAATGATATTGATGTCTTATTGGAAATCAAAGATTATTTATCAGATGGTCTAAACATGGCAGGGATCAAACGCGTCTATGAAATGAAGTTGGAAGAACAAATGCATGCGCAAGAATCAACCAAACCGCTAACGGATGAAGATGTTCGGAAAATTTTATATGACGAACTTATTTCTCAAGGTGGACTTACTCAACAAAATCCATTCCAATCCAGAGGACCAAAATTGTAA
- a CDS encoding glycerophosphodiester phosphodiesterase, whose protein sequence is MTQIIAHRGSKGTHPENTLAAFKEAVHVGSDGIELDVQLSKDHHLIVIHDETVDRTTNGHGAIAQLTLAKLKQLDAGGWFKENPMFQEIPTLEEVVNLLKQENFTGLLNIEIKTDKIHYEGIEQMIVQLMKNQNWPFDYMYSSFHFESLEKVWVIEKNKKIASVFEISDADAKRALQSAFIEGIHPKIDWVLKHIDDLIDFPKAIRPWTVNQEEQMKLCFSHSLAGIHTDYPEKALQIRQSIENKG, encoded by the coding sequence ATGACTCAAATAATCGCCCATCGTGGCAGTAAAGGAACGCATCCAGAAAATACTTTAGCCGCGTTTAAAGAAGCTGTTCACGTTGGATCTGACGGCATTGAATTAGATGTTCAGTTATCAAAAGATCATCATCTGATCGTAATCCATGATGAGACCGTTGATCGCACTACGAATGGACATGGAGCAATTGCCCAGCTAACATTGGCAAAGCTGAAACAGCTTGATGCCGGTGGCTGGTTTAAAGAAAATCCGATGTTTCAAGAAATTCCAACTTTAGAGGAAGTAGTAAATTTACTTAAACAAGAAAACTTTACAGGTTTGTTGAATATTGAAATCAAAACAGATAAGATACATTATGAAGGGATTGAACAAATGATTGTTCAGCTCATGAAAAATCAGAATTGGCCCTTTGACTATATGTATTCAAGCTTTCATTTTGAAAGTCTGGAAAAAGTCTGGGTAATAGAAAAAAATAAAAAAATTGCTTCAGTCTTTGAAATTTCTGATGCAGATGCAAAACGTGCATTACAATCCGCCTTTATCGAAGGGATACATCCCAAAATCGATTGGGTATTGAAACATATAGATGATCTAATTGATTTTCCAAAAGCGATTCGTCCTTGGACTGTCAATCAGGAAGAACAAATGAAGCTGTGCTTTAGTCATAGCTTGGCTGGAATCCATACTGATTATCCAGAAAAAGCATTACAAATTCGTCAATCGATAGAAAATAAGGGATGA